A window from Triticum aestivum cultivar Chinese Spring chromosome 6D, IWGSC CS RefSeq v2.1, whole genome shotgun sequence encodes these proteins:
- the LOC123143722 gene encoding E3 ubiquitin-protein ligase RNF144B-like: MAGQAQGPCSICMEPLDTHRGGSACAHAFCGACLEGHVRAKLESGRAGAVGCLDAACAGTLDPELCRAALPRDLFERWCAALCESMFAGARRTYCPFPDCSEMMVADGDDDTVTQSECQVCRRLFCAQCRVPWHAGADCAAYRHRDTAREDAMLLEMAAGRRWRRCSRCQFFVEKTDGCLHITCRCGYQFCYGCGSQWATSCSGCTN; the protein is encoded by the exons ATGGCGGGACAGGCGCAGGGGCCATGCAGCATCTGCATGGAGCCATTGGACACCCACCGAGGCGGCAGCGCCTGCGCGCACGCCTTCTGCGGGGCGTGCCTGGAGGGCCACGTCCGCGCGAAGCTCGAGTCCGGCCGCGCCGGCGCCGTGGGGTGCCTGGACGCGGCGTGCGCCGGCACGCTCGACCCGGAGCTCTGCCGCGCCGCGCTCCCGCGCGACCTGTTCGAGCGGTGGTGCGCCGCGCTGTGCGAGTCCATGTTCGCCGGCGCGCGGCGGACCTACTGCCCGTTCCCGGACTGCTCCGAGATGATGGTGGCCGACGGCGACGACGACACCGTGACGCAGTCCGAGTGCCAGGTGTGCAGGCGGCTGTTCTGCGCGCAGTGCCGCGTGCCGTGGCACGCCGGCGCCGACTGCGCCGCGTACAGGCACCGGGACACGGCCAGGGAGGACGCGATGCTGCTGGagatggccgcggggaggaggtggaggcggtgctCCAGGTGCCAGTTCTTCGTGGAGAAGACCGACGGCTGCTTGCACATCACATGCAG GTGCGGCTACCAGTTCTGCTACGGGTGTGGCTCGCAGTGGGCTACGTCTTGTTCTGGCTGCACCAATTAG
- the LOC123141172 gene encoding uncharacterized protein, translated as MIDILEESSAAASGHKIDKEEPASTNDHGVDRDDIAADGAANTTGGGGISDVLNSQYKKSIECDEKSEKRQEEDLFEKLWGWERLLPLCGSVKWSDYSSYLEEYYKRNAHGFIADVAAANQTREDLQIAAAADIWGGISDVFSSQYTKNIKRGEKGEERKEEDLFEKLWGWERLLPLCGLVKWSDYSNYLEEYYKRNASEFVADAADDQNLEDLQIAATADMFAAVAKSCLKMEEELLSEWKTRVERTLDGTLPISTIIQSSLIKQFALSICGAGGELRLAF; from the exons ATGATCGACATACTAGAAGAGTCTTCTGCTGCTGCTTCTGGGCACAAGATTGATAAGGAAGAACCTGCTagtacaaatgatcatggtgttgatAGGGACGACATTGCAGCTGATGGGGCAGCAAACACCACAGG GGGCGGCGGCATTTCAGATGTATTGAATTCTCAGTATAAGAAAAGTATTGAATGTGATGAAAAGAGTGAGAAGAGGCAAGAAG AAGATCTTTTTGAGAAACTATGGGGGTGGGAAAGGCTGCTACCACTGTGCGGTTCCGTTAAGTGGTCTGACTATAGCAGCTATCTTGAGGAGTACTACAAACGCAATGCTCACGGGTTCATTGCCGATGTTGCTGCTGCCAACCAAACTCGCGAAGATTTGCAGATCGCCGCTGCTGCTGACATTTG GGGCGGCATTTCTGATGTATTCAGTTCCCAGTATACGAAAAACATTAAACGTGGTGAAAAGGGTGAGGAGAGGAAAGAAG AAGATCTTTTTGAGAAACTATGGGGATGGGAAAGGCTGCTACCACTGTGCGGTTTGGTTAAGTGGTCCGACTATAGCAACTATCTTGAGGAGTATTACAAACGCAATGCTTCTGAGTTCGTTGCCGATGCTGCTGACGACCAAAATCTGGAGGATTTGCAAATCGCTGCTACTGCTGACATGTTTGCTGCTGTTGCCAAATCT TGTCTCAAGATGGAGGAGGAACTCTTGTCCGAGTGGAAGACTCGAGTGGAACGTACCTTGGATGGCACTTTACCAATCAGCACTATCATTCAGAGTAGCCTTATCAAGCAGTTTGCACTTTCGATCTGTGGCGCAGGGGGTGAATTGAGACTGGCTTTTTAG